One Brassica napus cultivar Da-Ae chromosome C4, Da-Ae, whole genome shotgun sequence genomic region harbors:
- the LOC125586181 gene encoding uncharacterized protein LOC125586181, producing the protein MSSFIPSDYKALDLSGDNYLDWAINTSAVLKSRGLGKCIKYGNDTLAFCEPLLHESKKKWEALRFQDYESVDNYHSDLMRITYSLRLCGELVTNEDLLNKTRDTFHSEEVLLSHQAKGFTTYYYLFSYLLDIEQKKQKMMDNIRRFNDIMEIYYEVLDNEMKILEANKATFDKKRSEEDSEWTLMDHEVGLYIE; encoded by the exons atgtcgagttTCATACCCTCAGATTACAAAGCCCttgatctctctggagataattatcttgATTGGGCTATAAACACTTCAGCCGTcttgaagtctagaggacttgGGAAGTGCATCAAGTATGGCAATGACACCCTTGC ATTCTGTGAGCCATTGTTGCacgaatccaagaaaaaatggGAAGCTCTAAGGTTCCAGGATTATGAATCCGTGGACAATTATCACTCTGATCTTATGAGAATCACCTATAGTCTTAGACTATGTGGTGAATTGGTAACAAACGAGGATTTGTTAAACAAAACTCGTGACACATTCCATTCAGAGGAAGTGTTGTTATCACATCAGGCCaaaggtttcaccacctatTATTACCTGTTctcatatttattagacattgagCAAAAGAAGCAGAAAATGATGGATAACATCAGACGGTTTAATGACATCATGGAGATATATTATGAAGTACTAGACAATGAGATGAAAATCCTTGAAGCTAATAAAGCCACATTTGATAAGAAGAGATCTGAGGAGGATTCTGAGTGGACACTCATGGACCATGAGGTCGGattatacattgaataa